One Benincasa hispida cultivar B227 chromosome 5, ASM972705v1, whole genome shotgun sequence genomic window carries:
- the LOC120077612 gene encoding uncharacterized protein LOC120077612 — MEKEMETDEEMEEVTDKPFVWEEIDLDYEFDVAMYYDFTRPETEKEIREAEDWFKFAGTYPPSPFVVKLNGEEEVGAECTSMELKDVQNNWDDHENSEINENDPGVNLKSTVKVNLPRCSTFMKPTASYLAKQNQPRGVHSNTVLRRFQFSLSNSIETSSQRSSLNVSHATKRQKLEAGYFSNIPCLIRQTSLLRKVSKKVASEVNLPVTRIRPTIPKEPNLETASRAQRCRSKINATAIENDKLNASNFKARPLNRKILEAPTLLPPKKSIPQMPEFQVFHLKTSERAAQHTYDVSNPYVSNSRSENNCTRRPNPLHDMKQEKCVKAEKFKARPLDKIQILSNNEECDVFVDCKNGTTDSREFNSLDQKRCSDELPTKFLSQLTLSSDCNQCSTKFHCKMHLPNNVIDIHLPNSRWLFAK, encoded by the exons ATGGAGAAAGAGATGGAGACGGATGAAGAAATGGAAGAGGTTACTGACAAGCCATTTGTTTGGGAGGAGATTGATTTGGATTACGAGTTTGATGTGGCTATGTATTATGATTTCACTCGTCCCGAGACAGAGAAGGAGATTAGGGAAGCCGAGGATTGGTTTAAATTTGCTGGAACCTATCCACCTTCTC CATTCGTCGTAAAACTGAATGGGGAAGAAGAGGTTGGAGCGGAGTGCACCTCTATGGAACTCAAGGATGTCCAGAATAACTGGGATGACCATGAAAATTCTGAGATTAATGAGAATGATCCAG GAGTTAATTTGAAGTCTACTGTCAAGGTAAATCTACCAAGGTGTTCAACTTTTATGAAACCAACTGCAAGCTATTTGGCCAAGCAAAATCAACCCCGAGGAGTACATTCCAACACGGTTCTGCGAAG ATTTCAGTTCAGCTTGAGCAATAGTATAGAGACCAGTTCTCAGCGCTCTTCATTGAATGTTAGTCATGCTACCAAAAGGCAAAAGTTGGAGGCTGGTTATTTTTCCAAT ATCCCATGTTTGATACGTCAAACAAGTTTACTACGCAAGGTATCTAAAAAG GTTGCTTCAGAAGTTAATCTACCTGTTACTAGAATTAGACCTACCATACCTAAAGAGCCCAACCTGGAGACAGCAAGTAGGGCACAAAGATGCAG GTCTAAAATCAACGCAACAGCAATTGAAAATGATAAACTGAATGCTTCTAACTTTAAAGCACGCCCGCTGAACCGAAAA ATCCTTGAGGCTCCTACTTTGCTCCCACCAAAGAAGAGCATTCCACAAATGCCTGAATTTCAA GTGTTTCATCTGAAGACATCAGAGAGGGCCGCCCAGCACACATATGAT GTAAGTAATCCTTATGTATCTAATTCACGAAGTGAAAACAACTGCACAAGAAG ACCAAATCCTCTCCATGATATGAAACAAGAGAAATGTGTAAAAGCTGAAAAATTTAAAGCTCGGCCACTTGATAAG ATACAGATACTCTCAAATAATGAAGAATGTGATGTCTTTGTGGATTGTAAGAATGGAACAACTGACTCCAGG GAATTCAACAGTCTAGATCAAAAGAGATGTTCAGATGAGCTACCAACTAAGTTCCTTAGCCAG CTCACCCTTTCATCGGATTGTAATCAATGCAGTACAAAATTTCATTGCAAAATGCATTTGCCGAACAAC GTCATTGATATACATTTGCCAAATTCACGGTGGCTTTTTGCAAAGTGA